In Pyrus communis chromosome 1, drPyrComm1.1, whole genome shotgun sequence, the following are encoded in one genomic region:
- the LOC137731547 gene encoding uncharacterized protein isoform X1: MESSWKPKYSSTFPSMVSSSSQELRNQMESNAGYYSYPHGSQDLRPTMLGRLQDPVLSSIPYSDSHRSEHATLGNSFLALLSGSQSVFQCDFQGLSNPKPMGTSCKRLPDSNNFIVNGTGSAIPVTSSGLLPENMSGQHLQGGAGSFKVSSKSVPSSSFGSKSVLYDLQNSDLAKVVTCDMVSGSEKVRGSFSLNGEWHGVSAADTRKAAKACGANIQSSRTKSMDASTSISNQALGFMNGCPRVFCSTTSGYLLLSNTGLVGIVCSCHCLHMSVLKFCEHSGLYDVNPGDVVRMDSGETIAQWCKLYFLNSGIRVPGDRSEWDWPEGLSATASLAKSSVTMPNISNNLSHMVRSSGGSASSQRSLDGAALLKSLLTNQNSAIGSVQNKQQRNIQDSNNISLKGLTGTSQNNLHGMADNLILEGTKSISNLVGCGLQDGCQSASAYVESMKNGNSSITYPTMKNGNSSITHHSLQNRRIIGTESNVCRTVNGKDGALRDAAISNIELRLGQPYQLGQTQTSGNSNLSAVRPQLLDTHANPLKSLFPEQMIPNTANCSEGVKFGQSLQFSAVPYNPSTKRDGKQLNRGNNAFVISNAIDAARVEKTNCNLVQDSVISFLTNLNAPPDENSRPKASNYIYNGGEHAMRSTQHYETHSAKSELTSGPRNGGNNLQRQLNMSQLGSYRLIDKAKGASFVANDSHLSKDSGCRIHKEIEISSSFNGLSGSSDPHFLTVHKDSCYSHQLSGVAPNGPDSRRYSNFPVKICSFSNSGQVGHVDLPPLTSSVGSGIIFSSDGVSKCIPVSASTSVSDQSHHPPALSREQLTGVTTHLPDDNSRLLAIRQILELSKQHQAWPSLPMNRGEGRFGCSSYMQNSLVDTSASEKQFQQLSHTSNHDVTIKSHQPGASCRIGTDEGFASMTGVNTCCHLSTLKQGTALHSKEVDMNHQISFVPLFNEQHSLRSGKNTNEPRGHERCYHKVPYGCFHGSCSCAANINCLGMNFERVGGFPNAFNEQIGTVHGESPTTFTHKCANNHIVPKDKTVSLDHRGKLNGKLPKNICNASQWKDVPSKVKGVSDVMRVDRLSNLFDARRRDSEQLADTSVKHSNGTLQMVESSKEHEISNISSGCSVPAVTQASIEVNKIDSSTVDAGDNGCVSNLVFDEGSGIGKCGSSDDALESVKSAEFFASTSLRKLGSFKNLNHQSSSLLDELKLLNSLTWRKGQQKIPAGLDKYPQNSERDSETGKKKREMGSKTCPTSGPYPVREETPKCNDPVQVPSHPSKCVKMLIPSGQSKTHTFGACATQSSSKPRLPISSSEKKLSRKRDLRKFYDDNDTEETDLYQTEPSGGANCDTAEVSGGKKCKRDFNSNGSRHVKIQESGEEGARKRKQTSVGCLKSCSIQLVNTCYRKARPIVCGKYGELANGSLPGDTPKPAKIVPLSKVLDSSRRCKVPKDCNPKSLQKTIPGGAVVCGKLNGTSMEKTKKGCSIGEKKCRKELSSLEKLGDNQREKDHGKLGVIAHAQLKLKSKEIRKRSIYELTEKGKDPGFESASASKISNCLPAKREGHLQKSGENKLGLCKLSAKISTLEQWCHSDLDSDVFCCVCGSSNNDEINYLLECSQCSIKVHQACYGVSKQPKGHWYCRPCRTSSKNIVCVLCGYGGGAMTQALRSHSVVKSLLKAWNTETESMPKNKFSSVKTLQKDLSGWHCLTSAVCFMDMSYQVDVVHNSITAGLLDSATKQWVHMVCGLWTPGTRCPNVDTMSAFDVSGAHPRADVVCCICMRAGGSCIQCRIANCSAQFHPWCAHQKGLLQSEAEGVDNENIGFYGKCVLHATYPMCESGHVPETGCIEKQELTCARTEGYKGRKRDGFRHNHYGQSKGGGGCLVPQEQLNAWVHINGQKSSTQGLPKLPASDIEHDCRKEYARYKQAKFWKHLVVYKSGIHALGLYTSRFISRSEMVVEYIGEIVGLRVADKRENEYQSGKKLQYKSACYFFKIDKEHIIDATCKGGIARFVNHSCSPNCVAKVMSVRNEKKVVFFAERDIFPGEEITYDYHFNHEDEGKKIPCFCNSKNCRRYLN; encoded by the exons ATGGAGAGCTCGTGGAAGCCTAAATATAGTTCGACATTCCCGTCAATGGTTTCCTCGTCCTCTCAGGAGCTTCGGAATCAG ATGGAGAGCAATGCAGGGTATTATTCTTATCCACATGGCTCACAAGATTTAAGACCCACAATGCTTGGTAGATTACAAGATCCTGTACTTTCAAGCATTCCGTATTCAGATTCCCACAGATCAGAACATGCTACTTTGGGAAATTCATTTCTAGCTCTCTTATCTGGGTCACAATCGGTATTCCAGTGTGATTTTCAAGGATTATCAAATCCAAAGCCTATGGGTACCTCTTGTAAGCGTCTGCCAGATAGTAATAATTTCATTGTGAATGGTACCGGAAGTGCCATTCCAGTCACATCCAGTGGGCTACTCCCAGAAAATATGAGTGGGCAACACCTGCAAGGCGGAGCAGGCTCTTTTAAGGTTTCATCAAAGTCAGTCCCAAGCTCCAGTTTTGGAAGCAAATCTGTTTTGTATGATCTGCAGAATTCGGACCTGGCCAAGGTAGTCACATGTGACATGGTCTCTGGTAGTGAGAAGGTAAGGGGCTCTTTTTCCTTGAACGGGGAATGGCATGGTGTTAGCGCTGCAGATACTAGGAAGGCAGCGAAGGCTTGTGGAGCAAATATTCAATCGTCAAGAACAAAGTCAATGGATGCAAGCACCTCTATATCTAACCAAGCATTGGGTTTTATGAATGGTTGCCCTCGTGTTTTTTGTTCAACCACTA GTGGTTATCTACTTCTCAGCAATACAGGACTTGTTGGAATTGTTTGTTCATGCCATTGTCTCCACATGTCTGTCCTGAAATTTTGCGAG CATTCAGGGTTATATGATGTCAACCCGGGGGACGTCGTTCGTATGGACAGTGGAGAGACCATTGCCCAGTGGTGCAAGCTCTACTTCCTGAATTCTGGG ATTAGGGTTCCGGGAGATCGGAGTGAATGGGACTGGCCTGAAGGATTATCAGCAACTGCCTCTTTGGCGAAATCTAGTGTGACTATGCCCAACATATCCAATAACTTGTCTCATATGGTTCGCTCATCTGGAGGTTCAGCAAGTTCTCAGCGGTCTTTAGATGGTGCTGCGCTCTTAAAGAGCCTCCTTACAAACCAGAATTCTGCTATTGGTTCTGtacaaaataaacaacaaaggaACATTCAGGATAGCAATAACATTTCTCTCAAGGGTTTGACTGGCACTTCACAGAACAATTTACATGGTATGGCTGATAACCTGATATTGGAGGGCACTAAGTCAATCTCAAATTTGGTTGGTTGTGGACTGCAAGATGGCTGTCAGTCCGCATCTGCTTACGTTGAGTCCATGAAGAATGGAAATTCATCCATTACCTACCCCACCATGAAGAATGGAAATTCATCCATTACACACCATTCTTTACAGAACCGAAGAATAATTGGTACAGAATCAAACGTTTGCAGAACTGTAAATGGGAAGGATGGTGCCTTAAGGGATGCTGCAATTTCAAATATTGAGCTGAGGCTTGGTCAACCATACCAGTTGGGTCAAACTCAAACTTCAGGAAATTCAAATCTATCAGCTGTACGTCCACAGCTATTGGACACACATGCAAATCCACTGAAGTCTCTCTTTCCTGAACAGATGATTCCTAACA CAGCCAACTGCAGTGAAGGGGTGAAATTTGGCCAATCTCTTCAGTTTTCTGCTGTTCCATATAATCCCAGCACAAAAAGAGATGGAAAGCAGTTAAACCGTGGAAATAATGCATTTGTAATCAGTAATGCGATAGATGCTGCAAGAGTTGAGAAAACCAATTGCAACCTGGTCCAGGATTCTGTGATTTCATTTCTTACCAATCTCAATGCTCCACCTGATGAAAATTCACGACCAAAAGCcagtaattatatatataatggagGTGAGCATGCTATGCGAAGTACACAACATTATGAAACTCATTCTGCCAAGTCTGAGCTCACTAGTGGCCCCCGGAATGGAGGTAATAATTTACAAAGGCAATTGAACATGTCTCAGTTGGGTTCCTATAGACTAATTGACAAGGCTAAAGGGGCAAGTTTTGTCGCTAATGATTCTCACCTTTCAAAGGATTCAGGGTGTAGAATTCACAAGGAAATTGAAATCTCAAGCTCTTTCAATGGATTGAGTGGAAGCAGTGATCCTCATTTCTTAACAGTACATAAAGACAGCTGCTACTCACACCAGTTGTCTGGGGTAGCACCCAATGGACCTGATTCTAGAAGATATTCTAATTTTCCTGTGAAGATTTGTTCTTTTAGTAATAGTGGGCAAGTTGGTCATGTTGATCTCCCACCCTTGACTTCATCGGTAGGATCTGGCATAATTTTTTCATCAGATGGAGTCTCAAAATGCATTCCTGTTAGTGCTTCAACATCTGTATCAGATCAGAGTCATCATCCACCTGCTTTATCTAGAGAACAGTTAACTGGAGTAACCACTCACTTGCCCGATGATAATTCACGACTGCTTGCAATAAGGCAAATACTGGAGTTATCAAAGCAACACCAGGCATGGCCTTCCCTTCCCATGAATCGAGGGGAAGGAAGATTTGGTTGCTCTTCTTATATGCAGAATTCTCTTGTTGACACTTCAGCATCCGAGAAGCAATTCCAACAACTTAGTCATACCAGTAACCATGATGTCACCATTAAATCACACCAACCAGGTGCTAGCTGTAGAATTGGAACTGATGAAGGTTTTGCTTCCATGACTG GTGTTAACACCTGCTGTCATTTGTCAACATTGAAACAAGGAACTGCATTACATTCTAAAGAAGTTGATATGAATCATCAAATTTCCTTTGTTCCTCTGTTTAATGAGCAACACTCATTGAG AAGTGGGAAGAACACCAATGAGCCTAGAGGACATGAAAGATGCTACCACAAAGTTCCCTATGGTTGTTTTCATGGCAGCTGCAGTTGTGCGGCCAACATAAACTGTTTAGGAATGAATTTTGAAAGAGTTGGAGGTTTTCCTAATGCCTTTAACGAACAAATTGGAACAGTCCATGGTGAATCCCCCACGACATTTACTCATAAATGTGCTAACAACCATATTGTTCCAAAGGATAAAACTGTTTCCTTAGATCATAGGGGAAAGTTGAATGGGAAATTACCCAAGAACATCTGTAATGCTTCACAGTGGAAAGATGTTCCGAGTAAGGTCAAAGGAGTTTCTGATGTGATGCGTGTGGACCGTTTATCTAATTTGTTTGATGCGAGAAGACGAGATAGTGAGCAGCTTGCAGATACTAGTGTTAAACACTCCAATGGTACTTTGCAGATGGTGGAATCTTCGAAAGAGCATGAAATTTCTAATATTTCTTCTGGATGTTCTGTGCCGGCTGTTACCCAGGCATCAATTGAGGTTAACAAGATAGATTCTTCAACAGTTGATGCTGGGGATAATGGATGTGTAAGTAATCTTGTTTTTGACGAAGGGTCAGGCATTGGTAAATGCGGGTCATCAGATGATGCACTTGAAAGTGTAAAAAGTGCGGAGTTCTTTGCCTCAACTAGCTTGAGAAAACTTGGGTCTTTTAAGAATTTAAATCATCAATCATCTAGCCTTCTGGATGAGCTTAAGCTCCTAAACTCTTTAACATGGAGAAAAGGTCAACAGAAAATCCCAGCTGGGCTTGACAAATATCCCCAGAACTCTGAGAGAGACTCGGAAActgggaagaaaaagagagaaatgggTTCCAAGACGTGTCCCACTTCAGGTCCTTATCCTGTACGAGAAGAAACCCCCAAATGTAATGACCCTGTTCAGGTTCCCTCTCATCCGTCAAAATGTGTGAAGATGCTCATTCCATCGGGGCAATCCAAAACTCATACCTTTGGGGCCTGTGCAACTCAGTCCAGTTCCAAACCCAGACTGCCTATATCGTCTTCAGAAAAGAAGCTTTCACGTAAAAGAGATTTGCGCAAATTCTATGATGACAATGACACAGAGGAAACTGATCTTTACCAGACAGAACCAAGTGGTGGTGCCAACTGTGATACTGCCGAAGTTTCTGGGGGAAAGAAATGTAAGAGGGATTTCAATTCTAATGGTTCGAGGCATGTCAAAATACAAGAATCAGGTGAAGAAGgtgcaagaaaaagaaagcaaacaTCTGTAGGTTGTTTGAAATCATGTTCTATTCAGCTGGTGAATACTTGTTATAGGAAGGCAAGACCGATAGTATGCGGAAAATATGGTGAACTAGCTAATGGAAGTTTGCCTGGAGACACGCCAAAACCAGCAAAAATTGTTCCCCTAAGCAAGGTTCTTGATTCTTCTAGAAGATGCAAGGTCCCGAAAGATTGTAATCCTAAATCACTTCAGAAAACAATCCCTGGTGGGGCTGTTGTTTGTGGTAAACTAAATGGTACTTCCATGGAAAAAACGAAGAAAGGGTGCTCCATTGGAGAAAAGAAATGTCGTAAAGAGTTGTCCTCATTGGAGAAATTGGGAGATAATCAACGTGAGAAAGATCATGGTAAGCTAGGCGTTATTGCCCATGCTCAATTGAAGCTGAAGTCTAAGGAAATTCGCAAGCGTAGCATTTATGAATTAACCGAGAAAG GGAAGGATCCCGGCTTTGAAAGTGCTTCTGCTTCAAAGATTTCAAATTGTCTGCCAGCAAAGAGAGAAGGACATCTCCAAAAGAGTGGTGAAAATAAGCTTGGACTCTGCAAACTTAGTGCTAAAAT TTCCACTCTAGAGCAATGGTGCCATTCTGATTTGGATTCAGATGTATTCTGCTGTGTTTGTGGTAGCTCAAACAACGATGAAATCAATTATTTACTGGAGTGTAGTCAATGTTCAATCAAG GTGCATCAGGCTTGTTATGGTGTCTCAAAACAACCTAAAGGCCATTGGTATTGCAGGCCATGCCGGACCAGTTCAAAAAATATT GTTTGTGTTCTGTGTGGTTATGGTGGTGGTGCCATGACTCAAGCGCTGCGAAGTCACTCAGTTGTGAAAAGCCTTTTGAAAGCTTGGAACACTGAAACAGAAAGCATGCCCAAGAATAAGTTTTCATCAGTTAAAACTTTGCAAAAGGATTTGAGTGGGTGGCATTGCTTGACCTCAGCTGTCTGTTTTATGGATATGTCCTACCAAGTTGATGTCGTACATAATAGCATTACAGCGGGATTACTTGATTCGGCAACTAAGCAATGGGTTCATATGGTTTGTGGGCTTTGGACTCCTGGAACACGGTGCCCAAATGTTGACACCATGAGTGCTTTTGATGTCTCTGGTGCACATCCTAGAGCAGATGTG GTTTGTTGTATATGTATGCGAGCAGGCGGTTCATGTATACAGTGCAGGATTGCAAATTGTTCTGCTCAGTTTCACCCTTGGTGTGCTCATCAGAAG GGTCTGTTGCAAAGTGAAGCTGAGGGTGTTGACAATGAAAATATTGGTTTTTATGGAAAATGCGTGCTACATGCTACATACCCAATGTGCGAATCAGGCCATGTCCCTGAAACTGGTTGCATTGAAAAACAGGAGTTAACTTGCGCTAGAACTGAG GGTTACAAGGGCCGTAAACGTGATGGGTTCAGGCATAATCATTATGGTCAGTCAAAGGGCGGTGGTGGATGCCTTGTTCCTCAGGAGCAGTTAAATGCTTGGGTTCATATTAATGGTCAGAAGTCATCCACTCAGGGGCTTCCAAAGCTGCCAGCCTCGGATATAGAGCATGATTGTCGG AAAGAATATGCACGCTACAAGCAAGCAAAGTTTTGGAAGCATCTAGTAGTGTACAAGTCTGGCATACATGCCCTTGGCCTTTACACGTCTCGGTTCATTTCCCGCAGTGAAATg GTTGTTGAGTATATTGGAGAGATAGTGGGGCTGCGTGTTGCCGACAAAAGGGAAAATGAATACCAATCTGGTAAAAAGCTTCAGTACAAGAGCGCTTGCTACTTCTTCAAGATAGATAAAGAGCATATTATTGATGCCACATGCAAGGGAGGGATTGCTCGTTTTGTCAACCATTCCTGCTCG CCAAATTGCGTCGCCAAAGTGATGTCTGTGAGGAATGAAAAGAAG GTGGTATTTTTCGCGGAGCGGGACATATTCCCCGGAGAAGAGATTACATATGACTACCACTTCAACCATGAGGATGAAGGTAAGAAGATTCCATGTTTTTGCAATTCAAAGAATTGCAGGCGCTACTTGAATTGA